One window from the genome of Parasteatoda tepidariorum isolate YZ-2023 chromosome 8, CAS_Ptep_4.0, whole genome shotgun sequence encodes:
- the LOC107452110 gene encoding SAFB-like transcription modulator, with the protein MASSSVKIENCESSTEENKTLNSENRVKLPDLKVQDLKVQLEKRSLDKTGVKSVLFERLKNALIEEGEDPEIFTFHTVGESSNKQIAIKKNKLSNTEVNGEVHIKEDMNDGIELDIKDEVLDVIGDEFIEMNIDNDDKCSNEVTLQLSIDEEDAQLNDEENILDISKIIDSESEIKSDIEKPIDIVSCDISVTEKASPVKNTPTKAAKPLIEEVKKKKKASPVTKSSDSRIAVLSKASKVLGKSSNTKNVSTLNKCLCITGLPCTTRAADLKVLFSKQGKVLSVKIVKSAKQTPGKWYGFVTMATSKDATKAIQNLHRVELNGHVISVEKAQSDPSVLVKKLESKLVSPSSKLASGAKKPAKKDSSSSKSVDTSKSSSSSEHKVGKQESKTSVKKSVESTDKIKDKKINDKSKGRDTDRRTRESKSKEYKSREVEDRLKRRPQFRRPPPFRQRPFSFSERPGFGASRRAFAPRPYSVRGGFSSDRLSRSSSTAYSLQKIREERLRLRAEREIEKRRLEEITRHRFIERKQREEAYRLEREKEKLRLEREMLEREKAEILKLEREKQRLERERLERERDELRRQSELRRSSKRPIARVHERETEQFWKKPAPRYEARASFTAEPSTNSRYDYPTKERAPVVPKHEYERRAERFNPKTVEPASRVGYDSRDSRREVTIRSRDERQVYDRSIYRADRDSRPSFPDRERHSTTKRDSSRIDWKHDRRVHERVIPSTSNSSSRRMYY; encoded by the coding sequence ATGGCTTCTTCTtctgtaaaaatagaaaattgtgaGAGTTCAACTGAGGAGAACAAAACACTGAATTCGGAAAATAGAGTTAAACTTCCAGATCTGAAAGTTCAAGATTTGAAAGTGCAGTTGGAAAAACGTAGTCTTGATAAAACTGGAGTCAAATCCGTCctttttgaaagattaaaaaacgcGTTAATAGAAGAGGGAGAAGAtcctgaaatttttactttccatACTGTGGGGGAAAGctcaaataaacaaattgcaattaagaagaataaattaagtaaCACAGAAGTTAATGGTGAAGTTCACATTAAAGAAGACATGAATGATGGGATAGAACTTGATATTAAAGATGAAGTATTAGATGTTATTGGAGATGAATTTATCGAAATGAATATTGATAATGACGATAAATGCTCGAATGAAGTAACATTGCAACTGTCTATTGATGAAGAGGATGCTCAGTTAAATgatgaagaaaacattttagatatttcaaaaattatcgaCAGTGAGTCTGAAATTAAATCAGATATTGAAAAACCCATTGATATTGTTTCATGTGATATATCTGTAACTGAGAAAGCATCTCCCGTAAAAAACACTCCTACAAAAGCAGCGAAACCATTAATTGAGGaagttaaaaagaagaaaaaagcttcTCCAGTAACAAAAAGTTCAGATTCCCGTATAGCAGTGTTATCCAAAGCTTCTAAAGTCTTAGGAAAAAGTAGTaatacaaaaaatgtttcaacacTAAACAAATGTCTATGCATTACAGGTTTACCATGTACTACTAGAGCTGCAGAtcttaaagtattatttagtAAACAGGGTAAAGTATTATCagtgaaaatagttaaaagtgcTAAACAAACACCTGGAAAATGGTATGGATTTGTTACTATGGCAACAAGCAAAGATGCCACAAAGGCAATTCAAAATCTTCATCGTGTTGAGCTTAATGGGCATGTTATTTCTGTTGAAAAAGCCCAAAGCGATCCCAgtgttttagtaaaaaaattagaatctaAATTGGTTAGCCCTAGTTCAAAGTTAGCTTCCGGTGCAAAAAAACCAGCCAAAAAAGATAGTTCAAGCTCAAAAAGTGTTGATACTTCAAAGTCTAGTTCCTCATCTGAGCATAAAGTTGGTAAACAAGAATCGAAAACTAGtgttaaaaaatcagttgaatcTACTGAtaagataaaagataaaaaaattaatgataaatctAAAGGAAGAGATACAGATCGCAGAACACGGGAATCTAAAAGTAAAGAATACAAATCTCGGGAAGTTGAGGATAGGTTAAAAAGAAGACCTCAATTTAGAAGGCCTCCTCCATTTAGGCAACGGCCTTTTTCATTTAGCGAAAGACCCGGTTTTGGAGCCTCTCGTAGAGCTTTTGCTCCGAGGCCTTATTCTGTTAGAGGTGGGTTTTCTAGTGATAGGTTATCTAGATCTAGCAGCACAGCATATTCTCTGCAGAAAATCAGGGAGGAAAGATTGAGATTACGTGCAGAGCGCGAAATTGAAAAGAGGAGGTTAGAAGAAATAACACGTCATCGATTTATTGAAAGGAAACAAAGAGAGGAAGCTTACAGACTTGaacgagaaaaagaaaaactacgcCTTGAAAGAGAAATGTTAGAGCGGGAAaaagcagaaatattaaaattagaaagagAGAAGCAGAGACTGGAACGTGAAAGACTCGAGAGGGAAAGAGATGAGCTGAGACGACAGTCTGAATTGAGACGAAGTTCAAAAAGACCAATTGCTCGTGTGCATGAAAGAGAAACTGAACAGTTTTGGAAGAAACCAGCTCCACGTTATGAAGCTCGTGCCAGTTTTACTGCTGAACCCTCTACTAATTCACGGTATGACTATCCTACCAAAGAGAGAGCACCAGTGGTTCCAAAGCATGAATATGAACGAAGAGCGGAACGTTTCAACCCCAAAACTGTGGAGCCAGCTTCAAGAGTTGGCTATGATAGTCGTGATTCCAGACGTGAAGTAACCATACGTTCCCGTGATGAAAGGCAAGTATATGATCGAAGCATTTACCGAGCAGATCGAGATTCAAGGCCAAGTTTCCCAGACAGAGAAAGACATTCCACTACCAAAAGAGATTCATCAAGAATAGACTGGAAGCATGACCGAAGAGTGCACGAGCGTGTAATACCTTCTACAAGCAATAGCTCATCTCGAAGAATGTATTATTGA